A stretch of the Agromyces larvae genome encodes the following:
- a CDS encoding serine/threonine-protein kinase: MAPRRTATPPVIAGYTYVRPLGSGGFADVFLYEQDMPRRVTAVKVLRADAIDPEVRRSFNAEADVMARLSTHPAIVTIHQASISSDGRPYLAMEFCPETMAARYKRAPLPIAEVLDVGVRLAGALETAHRAGLLHRDIKPSNVLINAYGAPVLADFGIAAAAHGDDESEVFAMSVPWSAPEVLREEVSGTVASEIWSLAATLYTLAAGRSPFELDDRARNTSEQLMKRISRAVYPRIPVPGTPAELDRVLAAAMVREPARRPASMAAFADLLRDAQYRLGLPVTAFEVAAPEWAGAAPVRFSDASVRGPVITTVAPNSRRAQRAAKRLATGVDRDGLPVAAAAPKRSMTAGLVGAGIGVGVVAAAVVVLELTGLI, from the coding sequence GTGGCACCACGGCGCACGGCGACCCCTCCGGTGATCGCCGGCTACACCTACGTCCGGCCGCTCGGTTCGGGCGGGTTCGCCGACGTGTTCCTCTACGAACAGGACATGCCGCGCCGCGTCACGGCGGTCAAGGTGCTGCGCGCCGATGCGATCGACCCCGAGGTCAGACGCAGCTTCAACGCCGAGGCCGACGTCATGGCGCGGCTGTCGACGCATCCGGCCATCGTCACCATCCACCAGGCGTCGATCTCGTCCGACGGCCGCCCCTATCTCGCGATGGAGTTCTGTCCCGAGACGATGGCGGCCCGCTACAAGCGCGCGCCGCTGCCGATCGCCGAGGTGCTCGACGTGGGCGTGCGCCTCGCCGGCGCGCTCGAGACCGCGCACCGGGCGGGTCTGCTGCACCGCGACATCAAACCGTCGAACGTGCTCATCAACGCCTACGGTGCGCCCGTGCTGGCCGACTTCGGCATCGCCGCGGCCGCGCACGGCGACGACGAGAGCGAGGTCTTCGCGATGTCGGTGCCGTGGAGCGCGCCCGAGGTGCTGCGCGAAGAGGTGTCCGGCACCGTCGCGAGCGAGATCTGGAGCCTCGCGGCCACCCTGTACACCCTCGCCGCCGGACGCAGCCCGTTCGAGCTCGACGACCGCGCCCGCAACACCAGCGAACAGCTCATGAAGCGCATCTCGCGTGCGGTGTACCCGCGCATTCCGGTGCCCGGCACGCCCGCCGAACTCGACCGGGTGCTCGCGGCGGCGATGGTGCGCGAGCCGGCACGGCGGCCGGCGTCGATGGCCGCGTTCGCCGATCTGCTGCGCGACGCGCAGTACCGGCTCGGTCTGCCCGTCACCGCGTTCGAGGTCGCCGCGCCCGAGTGGGCCGGCGCCGCACCGGTGCGGTTCTCCGACGCGTCGGTGCGGGGGCCGGTCATCACCACCGTCGCCCCGAACTCGCGCCGGGCGCAGCGCGCCGCGAAGCGACTCGCGACCGGCGTCGATCGCGACGGCCTGCCCGTGGCCGCGGCCGCACCGAAGCGGTCGATGACCGCCGGGCTCGTCGGCGCCGGCATCGGCGTGGGCGTGGTCGCGGCCGCAGTGGTCGTCCTCGAACTCACCGGGCTCATCTGA